The Apostichopus japonicus isolate 1M-3 chromosome 1, ASM3797524v1, whole genome shotgun sequence DNA segment atttgataaACCTACTAATTGCTTAAACTGTAAAAAGTTTATGAAATGATCTGTTAAATATCTCCTCCTTAGTTGATTCTGAATAACTCCAATCTTGGGAGAAATTTTAGTATATTTAGTGTTACTTAAGTGTGTTCTATGATTGTGATAGAGAACATTCTCCTTGTTTTCGGTGCGGAATGCCAGTGTTTGTAGAATTGAAGGCATGTAAGGCATCagactaaaggggggggggggagagctaCGAGAAGAGGGGTGACAGAGGGAAAAAGGCTGAGATGGaatggaggggttgggggggggggatacgttagtcatgtccttcctgaatgttgagcccatgggGTTCCATGGTTATATATAGTTCGGTGTAAAGATATCATCATTTCATATTAGGTAAGATCATCATTCCATATTAAGTAAGAGCATCATTCCATATTAAGATGTAAGGTATCATTATCCTATAGAAAATGAGGTGAGCAGCTGTCATCATTTAATAGATAAATGCGGTGTCGAGATACCTTCAACTTATATGATACGAAGTGAAGAGATATCATAACTATACAATccacatgacatgacatgaacATCCACCAATTACCGATCTCGCATTTGTATCAGTTTAATATAGCATTATTTTATAACTTTCAGAAAGAGTAAAAGCCAGATATCCAAAGACTAATGAGACTGAAATTTCGTAGCTATCTGCTGAATCATGCCAACTACTCTTCAAATGACAGACCTGTCCTTGAATCcgatataaatttatttttgcaatGCTGGATTTGGTGAGAAAAAATATAATGGAGCATCCTGGATACTGTTTTCACATTCATTATCATATTTTTGATATTCTAGAGTTGAATAATAATCAAGTTTATGATAGACTAGGGTAGTTATGGTATCAATTAGGTGTTACACAACAGAATTTTACCTGTTGCTACATTCTCGCACAATTTCCCTACAGAGAATGAAAACGAAAGttttaattgttgttaaatGATCTTTGTTTACACGTTTTAGTCACGAATTTTTAAGCATGTTTATCTTTCTTGACCAGAATGTACGAGATCAAGTTATAACGACTGCATCGTGGTTGACCATGGTAACTTCGTACATTCACCGTTGACTGTTTCTTTATAAGATTGAAAATGTCAGCAAAATAATCATAAGCCACTTTGTAGCCACCGTGATTTCTATGTAAAAATGTAcgattgtttttctttgtgatGATTTCCAAGCTCATATAGGCTTATACACATATCTGAAGGACGTTACTGTTAGAGTTCTGATGAGAATGTAGGTAAAACGATATCAGATACCTCTCGTAGCAATTCTCAAGCCCAAAACCTGCATGTTACAAGCAGAAATTATCCTGACATTTTTCGAACATATTCTAGATCCttggtggggtccaggggcgagaCCTGGGAAGGAAAATTACTTTCAGATACTTCTTGGTCCCACGTAGTGAAACTATTAACAATAGTCCTAATGAAGTATGATTATAATAACGGCAAAGGAAATTATATTTACGGAACATCTTTAGGTACACTACTAATAAAAAACGTCCTATCCTCGATGGTGTATATATAATGAATACTTAACTGGTTCTCAACAAAACTAGCACATGATATTTAGTATACCAAAATAACACGTGAATAATGGCGATTTTTTAGATTCTTAGATTGATTAATTTTGCGGCTAGTTACACAGTCCGGGCTTACTAACAAGATTcaaccaaaaataaataaatcaagaaGGTTGGTAAACTTGAAGGAAACGCAAAATTTCAGACCTCTTGTTTGCAGACATTTGGCTGTATAATATCAAGAAAGGAAGACGATTAGTTTAACAGGGAAAGCGTAGTTCcggttaaatatttcattaacttcaaacgtaaaagaaaagaaatatcttTTCAGAGACTCTCACCTagtatttaatttaaaactCTCTTCCCAACAACCATGAAGTATTTCTTGCGTTATTCACTGCGTGTTGCGGTGACTATCTTAGGTTTCAACCAAGGTAAGACTACATTTTATTAGGATTTGGCGACCGTTATTAGAATGAAGCCTGTGCATTGGCAAATTTCCTTACAAGACACAAAAGTCagatattacattatattaaatGTTAATACTTTCGTAATGGAAATTTTTATTTCGTCATTGGAAGTCACGATGAAGCACATAATGATTGCCTTGTTCACAGTTCAGTGACATTAAGGAACACCTTGAAAGTATTGATCAGTTTCAACATTGATTGCTCAAATTTTTAGTGTTTCTCACCGTGAGATTTATGTGCCTTTCTGTAGAACCTTCACTGTTCAACTTGAACCGTCCGGTGAGAACCCTAATGTAGCTCATGTGGACACCAGTGATCTACCCGTGTATCAAGCCTTTGGTGAAGTCTGCGATTAAATCAAGTACATGCCatctttttcttattattttctgATTAACTTTACAATAGTATTATTGTAGTATCGCATCAGATTCAACGAATTTTAAGATATACATCATCAACGCAATATAATGAAAATAGAATGCAAATCATCAATCTATACGTTTTGAGGTGTGAAGAAAATGGCCCGATATATGCCCTTTCTTTGCAATTCCGATTGGTTTGTTCAAACCCTGTCTTATGCAAAGCGAGGAGAAACATATCAGTAaagctgaaaaaaaagttaagtgTTTGTTTTTGAtcattcttctttcttctgCAGAAAATTTACGCGAGGAAACAAAGGTCAGTGACGCTACTAAATGTTAAGGTTGTGTGATTTTTCATATGTGTCTGATATTTTTAAGCAGTCTTTTACGATCCATGATAATCAAACTTTTACACGGTAGCTGGTTTTCGAATTCTAAAATAAGACATCAGCCCAACATGAACCAAATTGAGATCGAATACAGACGTAAACAAGAATAGGATCTCTAACGAAACtataaaataatgattaaattTAGTGCATAAAGTAGAACATATCACTGTTATGCCTTGATCTTTTAACACATAAACGTGAATATTATCTTCATTCGGAATCGGCGTGTGGCTTGAAGATCAGATTGCAAAGAACTCCGTCTTCATTTTCTTTATAGGCTCCGTTACATCCATAGTTCAAACCCATTCTCTGTCTGGATTAAGTTCTCTGATTGCAATCCTAATCTATCGTATGTTAAAACTGCACATATTATGCTGAAACCCTTTAACATAGAGTAATTCAAATCGTATCACCATATTAAACAAAGACGTTCTTTTTACGATCCATGATAATCAAACTTTTACATGGTAACTGATTTTTGGATTCTTAAATAAGAAATAAGCCAACATGAACCAAATTTAGCTCGAAAACAGACGTAAACAAGAATAGAATCTCTAACGGAACTATAAAATAAAGACTAAAGATATTGCATAAAGTAGTACATTTCACTGCTATGCCTTGAATTTTAAACAAACTATTATTTCATTCGGAATCGGCGTGTGGCTTGAAGATCAGATTACAAAGAGCTCCGTCTTTAGTCTCTTCGTAGTCTCCGTTACATTCATAGTTCAAACCCATTCTCTGTCTGGGTTAAGATCTCTGATTGCAATCCTAATCTAGCGTTTGTTGACACTACACATGTTATTCTGACCCCCTTTAACATAGAGTGATTCACAGCTTATCACCAAACTAAAGAAACAcgttctttttgttgttgttttaagtccatgaaatgttaaaactgaatgtttaaaacgaaaatgtaatatttatacattATGACATTTTACAGGAAGGTTACGGTTTCATAGAGAGCACAAATCATTCTTCCTCCATTTTGCCATGTTAGTgggggggaggcggggggggggggggggagaaccaTGGTGTGTCCTGAAATATAAATTGGCTTTAAATTGCAGAAAAATCTTTACATTATAACATTCATCGACTCTTGGTTCATAATTCAAGTAATAGTCAttagtttttttatttatttggaaTTCTGTTGAACGAAAATAAATAGGGTagattacaaaaaaaagtttaaacatTGGCACGAAAATTTAATTCTCATCaaacactgatttcaaatttaatttatttgccatttttaatttattgtttaattctactattataataataaaaattaaagaaaagacCACCATTCCCTAGTGTTCTGTGAGAAATTGAATTTGGTCCATCTATCCATCGCGTCTATAACATTTTACAAACTTCATCTGATTTTTGCATTCGTCATGTAACTTATTTTTTATCACCAGACAAAGATTCAAGCTAGAACTGCTGCCCTGGTAATGCACCGACTGGTGAGTGTAGTTTTCAACACTGTATTTGCTGTCCTCTTTATTAAAACCTTTCTCAATTTAACAGAAATTCGGGAGCTCAGAGTGACATTTGTCAATCTCTCGACATGATGTAAGAGTTCCAGGACTAAAAGTCACACTTAGGTTAAAATAGAATCGGAATGATATACtcgaaaaaacaaaaacaatttaaagtaacagaatgttgacatttatttatgtgattatgcatattttttgtttctttattacGAATTTTAATTCTTAAATGTTATGTGTTGCACTTTAACATCAACTAATACCCTGCTTAGGCCAAAACTAATTCACAATGGGTCACAAGTGTTATTTTCATATAGTGGAAATCTgggtaaaataatatttttgggTAAACAAAGATATTAATAGGAACCATCCGACGATAAAAGCAATTTGATTAATGTAAGCTGACTTGGTCAAGCtggtaatgttttattttaaaatgtaaaaatttatGGTTTTcttattgaaaataatattgagTTATGATTGactgttaataattttgtttttaaaaaatcgAAAACAGAAAACAACTACAGAGAGAGATTGTAattttaaatcatttcaatattgTGACTGTCATGACACAATAGATTTTGCGAATTTAAGATATGATATGGCAATCCAATTCCGTCTAACTTTAcctctatttaaaaaaaataagaactagGAAATCAATCAAATCGCACCTAGTTCCCATTGTAACGTGATCTCGTTCATTGTGCAAGGTAATACATTGTTGTTAGTTGCTGAGAGCCTTTCTGCTTGGATGCTATCAAATTACAAGTAattatttttagtgatgaacaTATGACGAAGCATTTTAGCTTGAGTATCTTTCTATTGCATGATTCTGgattttggttttattatttatgtccATATAGTTATGTATTACGTGGAATGTTCAATTGTTGCTCATATTTAAATGTGTGTGATAAATAAACGTTTTTTAAAATTCACGGTTCTGTACTTTGTGAGATTCTTCTACAAGTATCTGTCCTACTCACATTTTGTGAATGGCAATGTTAACATTCACTCAGacaaaattgattttgttaacattaattCAGACAAAATTGATTTTGATCACATTaataaaacatcattttttaaattataaaaaccAGAAGGTGGTATAGAATAAGAGAACAACATTTACATGTGTGCTCCAATTTTCTGTTTAGATGTCGTTTATGGTAAAAGTAAACAGAAATGGATCCGTTAACATACATCAGGAATACGTGGATAATTGTTTTGGGTGCCTGAAGGCTATATCAGTGTAAAGCATTGAATTGAGATAACAAAACAGCACCAGGTATATATCAAAGTGACACTATCGTCGGTCTTCAAAAAGAAACAACTGGTTTTGAATTTCGGAATAAAGTGTCTGGTTAGACATGActacattttatttattgtattgaACACTAATACGCAAACATGatcatttatttgttcaaattaaAGTTACATCCACAAATTTTACAACTTTTAcaaatttcgattgaaaaaatCAATACTTTCACATTTCAATCCATTCAGACCATTTATAgctattatatttattattgcaAATTCCGCAACACTTTGAAGTTTAATATATCACTCCTATACAGACGTTTTGTTACCAGAAAACTTTATCACCACAGATATGGCAACAATAAAGTAAGCAAGGAGAAATAATAGAAGAACCAATCTGTCCATCACTAAACTTGCTGTACGAGCTTCCAATTGCATCTGCCGAAAGATAAAATGAATCAAATCAAAGTTTTTCCAGAAAGCATAATATTTTAGTTACAAGCAGTTGTGGCAAAAGCCAATACGACCTTGCATGATATTCCATATGGGTGACAAAGTTGTAACCAAACAGTGCATTGTTTTGTCGAGTCATAACTTGTAAACTTTTCTCATTTCtattttattcattcttttGTGTCACTTTATTATTTGGGATAAACTTGATaacatttcttttgaaatttagtGACACGAGTCTTGACTCGTTTCAACGCTGGTATATTAATCATAGTTTAGCTAATGTATTTACATTTTTGCCACAGTGAACTGGAAAATGTCCTAATTTATTTTCCTATGGTAAAACTTATGACTTACTGTTGCGCCGTGCAAATACACTGACAACCTCTTATTACTTGGTACAGATATTTGAGCAAATTCATGTTATATACAAGCGTATATTCGGGATAGAAGTGTTATCACGCAAATAAATTTGTAGGGAATATATTCTCACCTTTTCCTTGTGAGTAAGTTTCTTTGTCACATAACCAGGAGTCAgtggctggactttattcaaaACTGGTGGTGTCTCAATCGTTGTTACCCGAATTAACCCTCCATCGTTCAAAATTTGACTCATCCCTTGATTCATATTCCCACTGTAAGCTCTCTCTTCGTAGGTAAGTACACCGAGAATTTTCGGAAGAACATCCAAGATCAAATGATTAACGAAAGGATACTTTAGCATTCCAATTCTTCGTTCACCGTAAGCGATATTTATATTGAACAAAGAAAAGGGAACAGCCAGACACGAAATGATGAATGTCGTTGTAAGGTATTCACTTAGGATTGGTGGATTTTTGCTGGCTGGGAGTGTATTGGCAACCAATAACTGAAAAACTGTCAGACCAAGAACCATAGAAACCCCAAGAGATATTCTTTCTCCGCTTTCAGGAGGAGCCAGGAACGTGGCAAATGACATGAGACAAAGTAAAGTTGATGGAATAATAAGAGTAGTGATGTAGTAGCGTGGATCCCTTTTGAGGATAACATGAATCGTAGCGAATGAAACTAAAAGTGCATCTTCATCGTCTAGATAATTCTCAAATGGATAGAGTTCGTTCAAAATCGTTGTGTTTATATGTTCCCATTCACTACTTAGTAGGGTAGAGGGATATGATACTTCTGAAGATGTGAGGTTTAGTTTGTCAACCTCTTGGTTTTCCGGCACAAAATAATAGGCGCAGATTTGGGTGTCAAAGGGAAAATATCGAATcctgaatgaaaatgaaaaataaaagtatCTAATTTAGTCCATAAACCAAGAAaggcaaatatattttgtttagggTATGGGAAAGTAACGGATATTACAACATAGTAGTTTAAGTTCACCAagattacaaacaaaatatatggtCTTATGCATGCACTTTGGATAAATGTCTGTGTAGCAATAATgcaattaaacaaaataataacaaaagtgTTCTGTTTGTAGAGGGGCATATTGATCGTGAGTATGGATCATGTTAGCAGTAATCACTTTCCGACCCACAGCCTAAGAGTGGTTATAAACATCTCCACATATTAAGTCAAATTCACAACAATAGATAGCTATTACATTCATCATTAACTCTATCAATTAAAAAGCAGAGCTTGATGAATATCACAATAACCCTTCTCAGTATGATTCAATATCTAACAACCATGGACGTACCCAAATAAACACTGATGTGCATATAATTGCCAAGCATATCACTTAATCACAAACTCATTTAACTTCAGGAAAAAAAGAGAATGCAATAATTAATCGATATAAATCAATTTTTGAAAGTGATTTGAGTAACTGAACATTGTTGGAATCATTAACACTGTTTCgaatttcatatttataaaatgGACGTTTTATAAAGCCAAGTAACATATGCAATATGACACTAAGTGGACTTTATAACCGATAACCTCAAAACACTTGCATCATATGACACAGAATGGACTGTATGACCCATGTCCTCACAACACTTATATCGTATGACACTGGGCCCATGTCCTCACAACATAATCATATGACACAGAATTCACTGTATGACCGATGTCCTCACAACACTTACATCGTATGACACAGAACGGACTGTATGACCCACGTCCTCACAACACTTACATCGTATGACACAGAATGGACTGTATGACCCATGTCCTCACAACACTTACATCGTATGACACTGGATGGACTGTATGACCGATGTACCCAAAACATAATCATATGACACAGAATGGACTGTATGACCGATGTCCCCAAAACACTTACATCGTATGACACTGGATGGACTGTATGAACCACGTCCTCACAACACTTACATCACATGATACAGAATGGACTGTATGACCGATGTACCCAAAACACTTACATCATATGACACAGAATGGACTGTATGACCGATGTCCCCAATACACTTGCATCATATGACACAGAATGGACTGTATGACCCACGTCCTCACAACACTTACATCGTATGACACTGGATGGACTGTATGACCGATGTACCCAAAACATAATCATATGACACAGAATGGACTGTATGACCGATGTCCCCAAAACACTTACATCATATGACACAGAATGGACTGTATGACCCACGTCCTCACAACACTTACATCGTATGACACTGGATGGACTGTATGACCGATGTACCCAAAACATAATCATATGACACAGAATGGACTGTATGACCGATGTCCCCAAAACACTTACATCATATGACACTGGATGGACTGTATGACCCATGTCCTCACAACACTTACATCGTATGACACTGGATGGACTGTATGACCCACGTCCTCACAACACTTACATCACATTGCCACATTTTTGAAAGTGATTTGAGTAACTGAACATTGTTGGAATCATTAACACTGTTTCGACtttcatatttataaaatgGACGTTTTATAAAGCCAAGTAACATATGCAATATGACACTAAGTGGACTGTATGACCGATGTCCCCAAAACACTTACATCATATGACACTGGATGGACTGTATGACCGATGGCCCCAAAACACTTACATCATATGACACTGGATGGACTGTATGACCGATGTCCCCAAAACACTTGCATCATATGACACTGGATGGACTGTATAACCGATGTCCCTAAGACACTTACATCATATGACACTGGATGGACTGTACGACCGATGTCCCCAAAACAAGCTTTCCGTTATACATGAGCCATATGGTACCTCGATCCTCCTTAACAACATCCAATGCATCAGTACTCACactataacaaattaaaaattacaatttttaattatatatatatatatatatatatatgataacttatattacattatatatgttatgttatgttaaattatattatacatgttgatatataatatataataataataataataataataataataattaatatataatagctATATTACTGAGTGCAAATAAATCCTTTATACAGAATGGGAACAATTTGCAAGTTGCTACATGTACGTTAGAACTATAACCTTTCTCCAGCTTTAACGATTGTCGTCTGACAATTTCCTTACCGATTCTCACTTCTAACGTTGCTCTCGCTTTCTGTTTTACCTTTGTGGGGTGGGCAACTTTGGTCTCAACTGTCCATCCCTGAGTTTAGCATACAAGCAATGTTGTCTGCGCAAAAAGACTATTGTGCTGCATACCTATACTGTGGTTATATCCCACATTATTGTATGAACGGTTCTATACTGCAGAGATTGATTACACATGTACGATCTGTGTTACCTAATACTAACTGAAAGGCTCAATAGAATTTTGCAATACTTGCGTCCTGCTCATTGGATATTTTGAATCGCCCATGAATTATGAAGTAAACTACTGGAAATGTAGTGGAGTGTTGTTCAGAATGGAAGGAAGGCTCCCTTTGAGTACCTTGAGCATTCTACAACAAATATCTTTGATCACAGTACTTGTAATGTCATTGTATGAAGGAGAAAGAATTACAAAGTAATGATAGCTTTTAATAATGGTAGCTATTTTACATgtgaaattaatataataaacaGCAATTAAATAATAACTGTTCAACTTACGCGTTGCCAAGCATTATTCTTGGTACCCATACATCTTTATTGAATATTACGATACTTCTTACGCCATCGAATTCTTCGGGGTCCCAAACTAATCGTTCATCCATCCATGTCTATAAAGAAGtatgtaatatacatatatgtataaacatatatatataaatatatatatatatatatataaatatatatatatatttatatatatatatatatatatttatatgcacaagaataaaacaaaatttaatcaaATATTTTAAGGTAATTTAATAGGTATACTAAAGAGAAAATAGTGTGTATTCAATTAACAATACatattatgtattataataaACTCTTAATAAAGTAACGTGGAACATGCTAACGGTTACATATTATAagtaatatgatatataatacaatatttgtaaGAACTAGTCTTAATCAAAGTATTCCAGAATTGATTAAACTTTCCAACAAATTACTAAGCAATGCATTCAAATAATGTATGCATACCACACCGGATGTTTTTATATAAACCATGACAATAATGGGTTGTACTATACTTGCTACAAGCACAGGAATATCAAGATAGCTTACCAAAGTCAACCAAGAGGCAGTGGTAAGTGTTTGATCCTTCTCGTTCTGCATTGAATCAATTGTTCCAAAAGTATCAGATGTTTAAGAAAAGGGGAAAACATGTATATAACGAAATTTATAATAAACAGCCAATCAGGAGAGGAAACAACTAAATCGTGCCAAAGGCTGCCTTTATTCTTTAAGTCTTTCAAAAAGGGACGTGGTTAACGGATATGATATGATTTCTAACTGAAAATAATCTGGAGTAAAAAACTAGGGCCCAGTATTTCATTGAGAAatacttttgtttaaatataaactTGATACCATATACGTACCATGAACAAAATGTTGTTTCTTTCTCACACACATTTGGCGCATTTTACAGGAAAATatctcccccccaaaaaaaaataaataaataaaaaacaacaacaggcAAACGCTTATCGAAATATTATGAAATAAGTTAATTGTTTGTATCAACTGCGTATTTTTAAGTACAactaagaaaatatttcatcaaagtCTGAACTGGATCCCTAAGATTTGCGATGTATGGGGTTTAAGAATGGTAGTACTTTAAGATAAGAGTAAAATAAAAAGTTATTCCTAAAATGTGTTCATTCTGACATTTTCATCCGAGAGTAGGggttaaaaaatgtaacaatGTAGCTCAATTCTTCCCCGGAAGATCAGAGTAAAGGTATTCATGTACTCACCAGATCTATTAAGGCGTAAAAgtctgtttttatttcaatatgaaCAGATTTGTTGGCATGAAGAACAGGTCTGTCGGTCAGATGGAGGTTCGGATGAGTTAATATGTAATCACGTATTCTCCCTTCTGCGTTTCTCTCGTACCTCCCATGAATAGCTACataaacacaaaacaatacaaactaaAGTTTATAGCTGcatgaacacaaaataatacaaactagAAGGTGTTAGATGCTTGTacacaaataatacaaactaaAGGTAATAGCtgaatgaacacaaaataatacaaactaaAGGTTATAACTACATGAACACAAACTAATACAAACCAAAAGTTATAGATACATGAACACAACATAACGAAAACATGAACACAACATAACGTAAATTAAAAGTAATAGCAACGTGAACACAATAATTCAAACTAATGGTAATATCCTGaacacaaaataatacaaactaaAATTTATAGCTACATGAACACAAACTAATACAAACCAAAGGTAATAGCTAcatgaacacaaaataatacATGTCAAAGTGAAAGTATAACTAATCGTATCTTTGTTGAATTGCATTAATTAGGAAAATTCAAtagtatttttgttttctaatatGCGTGACATATATTGGTTTAATTATTTTGGGTTCTTTGTTTCCAATATAATCTTTAACAAGAATTTGGGAAAAGCGGagtcatttatttttctttaatttaataGTAAAGGTTACTTGTCATAATTATATGATCAAACctgatgattttattttaatgtaaatgtgataaatatatCTTAAACAAAACCACAGGTTAGTTACAGAGTGTAGATATACGCACTTATATTAGAATTTATGAGGGAGAACAGAATGGAATGAAAATGACTGGTATTGTGTAAAATGTAATGTATTAGCGAATTATTTCATTACACGTTTAGGTGAAAATTTAATTTTCGACACACCCACTTTTTAGGGTGGTGAGTACTAGTCTTAAACCGTACACCAGAAACACATCAGATCtggaaatattaatatgaataataattgACAATTCGAATTACAGAAGAGAACTAACTCTGTCAG contains these protein-coding regions:
- the LOC139965799 gene encoding acetylcholine receptor subunit alpha-type unc-38-like, with amino-acid sequence MLKLITCLIFIPAIHGRYERNAEGRIRDYILTHPNLHLTDRPVLHANKSVHIEIKTDFYALIDLNEKDQTLTTASWLTLTWMDERLVWDPEEFDGVRSIVIFNKDVWVPRIMLGNAVSTDALDVVKEDRGTIWLMYNGKLVLGTSVVQSIQCHMMIRYFPFDTQICAYYFVPENQEVDKLNLTSSEVSYPSTLLSSEWEHINTTILNELYPFENYLDDEDALLVSFATIHVILKRDPRYYITTLIIPSTLLCLMSFATFLAPPESGERISLGVSMVLGLTVFQLLVANTLPASKNPPILSEYLTTTFIISCLAVPFSLFNINIAYGERRIGMLKYPFVNHLILDVLPKILGVLTYEERAYSGNMNQGMSQILNDGGLIRVTTIETPPVLNKVQPLTPGYVTKKLTHKEKMQLEARTASLVMDRLVLLLFLLAYFIVAISVVIKFSGNKTSV